One genomic window of Legionella jordanis includes the following:
- a CDS encoding MFS transporter: MSSIAVIIPRFQSQFNIQMQQQGTDSKPTYMNFTAILLVLALVFFEWLDFSLYLYLAKSTFAKEFFPASSYSLMLSFALFAAAYLVRPIGGWIFGGKADRSGRRAPMIYSAILMGLATLGICLLPTYNQVGLWATWGLLLLRMAQALALGGEINTSAMFLVEHHANQPLLAGSFTAASAALGMFTGGMLATVLQVSHAQGCWRWIFASVALLSLGLCVLRKKLFESPEFESNRLRVGFTWSKNWRGIINIAVLGTYVSVMVYICNVFWVSFAIDAGIWGAVQCSWIGSLAQLASAFAAIPIAYYSRPSQASRLLQTSMLILMMAAPLLFYFTIQQQKAAVLLCLAGYVFSNGFLCAALYYYLYLQLPTSCRCRGVSTSWALAASLGAISLPIAEQAKIVGLLWLPGLIVSATAFMAFVLIAMPRSTPALDTQLGIN, translated from the coding sequence TTGAGCTCAATAGCTGTTATAATCCCGCGTTTTCAAAGCCAATTTAACATTCAAATGCAACAACAAGGCACAGATTCTAAACCAACTTACATGAACTTCACTGCTATCTTGCTCGTGTTGGCATTGGTTTTCTTTGAATGGCTTGATTTTAGCCTTTACCTTTATTTGGCAAAATCAACCTTTGCTAAGGAATTTTTTCCAGCATCCAGTTACAGTCTCATGCTGTCCTTTGCTCTCTTTGCAGCGGCCTATTTGGTACGTCCTATTGGTGGATGGATTTTTGGCGGCAAGGCCGATCGGAGTGGGCGGCGTGCACCCATGATTTATTCAGCCATCTTGATGGGTTTAGCCACTCTTGGCATATGCCTCTTACCAACCTATAACCAAGTAGGATTATGGGCAACTTGGGGGTTATTATTGTTACGTATGGCGCAGGCCCTGGCTTTGGGCGGTGAGATAAATACTTCTGCTATGTTTCTCGTGGAACATCATGCTAATCAGCCTTTGTTAGCTGGAAGTTTTACGGCTGCAAGTGCGGCCTTAGGTATGTTCACAGGTGGTATGCTGGCCACGGTTTTGCAAGTGAGCCATGCACAGGGATGTTGGCGGTGGATTTTTGCATCCGTGGCTTTATTGTCATTAGGACTTTGTGTACTGCGAAAAAAGTTATTTGAATCACCTGAATTTGAAAGCAACAGGTTGCGGGTCGGGTTTACATGGTCTAAGAATTGGCGAGGAATCATCAATATTGCAGTACTGGGCACTTACGTGAGTGTTATGGTTTACATATGCAATGTCTTTTGGGTTTCATTTGCCATTGATGCAGGGATATGGGGAGCCGTGCAATGCAGTTGGATTGGCTCATTGGCCCAGTTGGCTTCTGCTTTCGCTGCCATTCCAATTGCCTATTATTCTCGTCCATCACAAGCCAGTCGATTATTGCAAACCAGTATGTTAATCCTTATGATGGCCGCTCCTTTACTATTCTATTTTACCATTCAACAGCAAAAAGCAGCCGTGTTGCTGTGTTTAGCGGGCTATGTGTTCTCCAATGGCTTTCTTTGCGCCGCCTTGTATTACTATCTGTATCTGCAGTTGCCAACGAGTTGCCGTTGCCGCGGGGTGTCAACGAGTTGGGCTTTGGCCGCGAGCTTGGGTGCTATAAGTTTGCCTATTGCTGAGCAAGCCAAGATAGTCGGTTTATTGTGGCTGCCGGGTTTGATAGTCAGTGCCACTGCTTTTATGGCTTTTGTTTTAATTGCTATGCCCCGCTCAACTCCAGCCCTGGATACACAGCTGGGCATAAACTAA
- the parC gene encoding DNA topoisomerase IV subunit A: MNDIIERKPITEFTEKAYLDYSMYVILDRALPHIADGLKPVQRRIVYAMSELGLKATAKYKKSARTVGDVLGKFHPHGDSACYEAMVLMAQPFSYRYPFVDGQGNWGSPDDPKSFAAMRYTEARLSPYADLLLSELQQGTVDWVDNFDGTLQEPALLPARLPNVLLNGATGIAVGMASDILPHNLSEVADACIHLLDNPEARLDEICTFVKGPDFPTEAEIITPQAAIRSLYESGNGSIKMRAVYRQEKHDVVITALPYQVSGAKILEQIAAQMQQKKLPMVEDLRDESDHEHPTRLVIVPKSNRIDVEGLMSHLFATTDLEKSYRVNFNMIGLDGKPRVKGLLTILNEWLSYRLATVKKRLQHRLEKVLDRIHVLEGLITAYLNIDEVIAIIREHDNPKEGLIARFNLSERQAEAILEMKLRHLAKLEEIKLQAELAELAEERDNLQAILASEKRLKLLVKQEITADKKQFGDARRSPLVQRQESQALKEEDILPNEPITVILSQKGWVRAAKGYDIDGRELSYKAGDEFKAQSNARTNQLILFLDSEGKVYTLPGHSLPSARGQGEPLTGKLNPAEGMLFEALSGGEAEQWLLLASDAGYGFVTQMKDLYVKNRNGKTCLKLPENSRVLPPRLIASKEEQYIACVSNIGRLLIFPVNELPVLSRGKGNKLINIPASKSQAREEFIVDLQTLFLKDALTVHAGKRHYTLKAGDLEHYIGERGRRGNCLPRGLQNVTSLEVCIQSEK, translated from the coding sequence ATGAACGACATCATTGAGCGGAAACCAATTACCGAGTTTACAGAAAAAGCCTATCTCGACTACTCCATGTATGTCATTTTAGATAGAGCCCTACCTCATATTGCCGACGGCCTTAAGCCCGTTCAGCGACGTATTGTCTATGCGATGTCAGAGCTGGGGCTTAAAGCAACAGCCAAGTATAAAAAATCGGCAAGAACCGTTGGGGATGTCTTAGGTAAATTCCATCCGCATGGCGATTCGGCCTGCTATGAAGCGATGGTGCTTATGGCGCAACCTTTTTCCTATCGCTATCCTTTTGTTGATGGCCAAGGCAACTGGGGTTCGCCTGATGATCCCAAATCATTTGCGGCCATGCGCTATACTGAAGCCCGTCTCTCCCCTTACGCTGATTTGCTGCTTTCAGAATTACAGCAGGGCACGGTAGATTGGGTTGATAACTTTGATGGCACCTTGCAGGAGCCAGCCTTACTGCCTGCAAGATTACCCAATGTTTTGTTAAATGGGGCTACCGGAATTGCCGTTGGCATGGCATCGGACATTCTTCCTCATAATTTAAGCGAGGTAGCTGACGCTTGCATTCACCTATTAGATAATCCTGAAGCCAGACTGGATGAAATTTGCACTTTTGTAAAAGGACCCGATTTCCCCACTGAGGCTGAAATCATCACCCCACAAGCAGCCATTCGTAGCCTGTATGAGAGCGGCAATGGCTCAATTAAAATGCGGGCTGTATATCGGCAAGAAAAGCATGATGTGGTCATTACTGCCCTACCCTATCAGGTTTCAGGTGCCAAAATCCTTGAACAAATTGCTGCACAAATGCAGCAAAAAAAATTACCCATGGTGGAAGATTTACGCGATGAATCGGATCATGAGCATCCTACGCGCCTGGTGATAGTGCCCAAATCCAATCGCATTGATGTTGAAGGCTTAATGTCACATCTTTTTGCCACGACCGATTTGGAAAAAAGCTATCGTGTAAATTTCAATATGATTGGTCTGGATGGCAAACCCAGGGTGAAAGGTTTGCTCACGATTCTTAATGAATGGCTAAGCTATCGTTTGGCTACAGTTAAAAAACGACTACAGCACCGATTGGAAAAAGTCCTTGATCGCATCCATGTTCTTGAGGGTTTAATTACCGCCTATTTGAATATTGATGAAGTCATTGCCATCATTCGCGAGCATGACAACCCGAAAGAAGGCCTTATCGCACGTTTTAATTTAAGTGAGCGTCAGGCCGAAGCCATTCTTGAAATGAAGCTGCGGCATTTGGCAAAGCTTGAAGAAATTAAGTTACAGGCTGAACTGGCTGAGCTTGCCGAGGAGCGCGACAACTTGCAAGCCATTTTAGCAAGCGAAAAACGATTGAAATTGCTGGTTAAACAGGAAATTACTGCAGATAAAAAACAATTTGGCGATGCGCGCCGTTCGCCATTGGTACAGCGTCAAGAATCCCAAGCGTTAAAAGAAGAAGACATTTTACCCAACGAACCGATAACTGTTATTTTGTCTCAGAAAGGATGGGTGCGGGCAGCGAAGGGCTATGATATAGATGGCCGGGAACTAAGTTATAAGGCGGGTGATGAGTTCAAAGCACAAAGCAATGCAAGAACCAACCAGCTGATTCTATTTCTTGATAGTGAAGGAAAGGTTTACACGCTCCCAGGACACAGTTTGCCTTCTGCTCGCGGGCAGGGTGAGCCGTTAACCGGAAAGCTAAACCCAGCTGAAGGCATGCTGTTTGAGGCTTTAAGCGGAGGGGAAGCCGAGCAGTGGCTGCTTTTGGCCAGTGACGCAGGCTATGGTTTTGTAACCCAAATGAAAGACTTATATGTAAAAAACCGTAATGGAAAAACTTGCCTGAAATTACCGGAAAACAGCAGAGTTTTGCCTCCGAGATTAATTGCATCAAAAGAAGAGCAATACATTGCATGTGTCAGCAACATCGGCCGGCTTTTAATTTTCCCAGTTAACGAATTACCTGTCTTAAGTCGTGGGAAAGGCAACAAATTAATAAATATTCCTGCCAGCAAGTCCCAAGCGCGCGAGGAATTTATTGTTGATCTGCAGACATTATTTTTAAAAGATGCCTTGACCGTTCATGCAGGCAAACGTCATTACACCTTAAAGGCAGGGGACTTGGAACATTACATTGGGGAAAGAGGGCGACGCGGTAACTGCCTGCCACGCGGCCTGCAAAATGTGACCTCTTTGGAAGTTTGTATTCAGAGTGAAAAGTAG
- a CDS encoding F0F1 ATP synthase subunit epsilon, producing the protein MAITTHLDIVSAEDEIFSGVVEMVVATGELGEVGIVPGHAPLLTILKPGEIRITLPGGTQEIYYVSGGMLEVQPYYVTVLADAVERAENIDEAAALEAKARAEEAMADKNADIDYSKAAAELARAVAQIRAVQKLRKQLK; encoded by the coding sequence ATGGCTATAACAACGCACTTGGATATCGTCAGTGCAGAGGATGAAATATTCTCTGGCGTGGTTGAGATGGTGGTTGCAACTGGAGAACTCGGGGAAGTTGGTATTGTCCCTGGACATGCTCCCTTGCTCACCATCTTAAAACCTGGAGAAATCCGCATTACCCTTCCAGGGGGCACTCAGGAAATTTATTACGTTTCCGGTGGTATGCTCGAAGTACAGCCATATTATGTGACTGTTTTAGCTGATGCCGTTGAACGGGCTGAAAACATTGACGAAGCAGCGGCTCTTGAAGCAAAAGCAAGAGCCGAAGAAGCAATGGCTGATAAAAATGCTGACATTGATTATTCCAAAGCGGCTGCAGAATTAGCACGCGCAGTGGCTCAAATTCGCGCAGTACAAAAACTTCGTAAGCAACTGAAGTAA
- the atpD gene encoding F0F1 ATP synthase subunit beta produces MSLSLGTVVEVIGAVVDVQFPRENVPKVNDALKLVEGDLTFEVQQQLGDGVVRTIAMGTTDGLKRGVKAQNTGKPIEVPVGKVTLGRIMDVLGRPVDEAGPIEADEYWAIHRQAPSYEEQAGSQELLETGIKVIDLLCPFAKGGKVGLFGGAGVGKTVNMMELIRNIAIEHSGYSVFAGVGERTREGNDFYHEMKDSNVLDKVSLVYGQMNEPPGNRLRVALTGLTMAEKFRDEGRDVLLFIDNIYRYTLAGVEVSALLGRMPSAVGYQPTLAEEMGMLQERITSTKTGSITSIQAVYVPADDLTDPSPATTFAHLDATVVLSRQIAELGIYPAVDPLDSTSRQLDPLVVGQEHYDTARRVQQTLQRYKELKDIIAILGMDELSEEDKRVVSRARKIQRFLSQPFFVAEVFTGSPGKYVSLKDTIKGFQGILAGEYDDLPEQAFYMVGSIEEAVAKAKTL; encoded by the coding sequence ATGAGTCTAAGTCTAGGAACAGTGGTTGAAGTAATTGGTGCGGTTGTAGACGTTCAGTTTCCCCGCGAGAATGTTCCCAAAGTAAACGATGCGCTTAAGCTCGTTGAGGGAGATTTGACTTTTGAAGTCCAGCAACAGTTAGGTGACGGCGTTGTCCGTACCATCGCCATGGGTACCACCGATGGTTTAAAGCGTGGTGTTAAAGCCCAAAATACCGGGAAACCAATTGAAGTTCCCGTTGGCAAGGTAACACTGGGACGCATCATGGACGTTTTGGGACGTCCTGTTGATGAAGCCGGCCCAATTGAAGCCGATGAATATTGGGCTATTCACCGCCAGGCGCCAAGCTATGAAGAACAAGCGGGTAGCCAGGAATTATTAGAAACCGGTATCAAAGTAATTGATTTGCTCTGCCCATTTGCCAAGGGTGGTAAGGTCGGCCTGTTTGGTGGCGCCGGGGTAGGTAAAACCGTTAACATGATGGAGTTAATCCGAAACATCGCTATTGAGCACAGCGGTTACTCTGTATTTGCCGGGGTTGGTGAGCGTACCCGTGAAGGTAATGACTTCTATCATGAGATGAAAGACTCTAACGTTCTGGATAAAGTGTCCCTGGTTTACGGACAAATGAACGAGCCACCTGGAAACCGTCTGCGCGTTGCACTGACCGGATTGACCATGGCAGAGAAATTCCGTGATGAAGGCCGTGATGTGTTGCTGTTTATTGATAACATTTACCGTTATACCTTGGCAGGGGTTGAAGTATCCGCATTGCTGGGTCGTATGCCTTCTGCAGTAGGTTATCAGCCCACCCTAGCGGAAGAGATGGGTATGTTGCAGGAGCGAATCACCTCAACCAAGACAGGCTCTATTACCTCAATCCAAGCGGTTTATGTGCCTGCAGATGATTTGACAGACCCATCGCCAGCAACAACGTTTGCTCACTTGGATGCAACGGTTGTATTGTCCCGTCAAATTGCGGAACTGGGTATTTATCCTGCTGTGGATCCTCTGGATTCAACTTCCCGGCAATTGGATCCATTAGTGGTTGGCCAGGAACATTACGATACCGCACGTCGAGTTCAACAAACGCTGCAACGCTACAAGGAACTGAAAGACATCATTGCCATTCTCGGTATGGATGAATTGTCTGAGGAAGATAAGCGCGTTGTATCTCGAGCTCGTAAAATTCAACGCTTTTTATCGCAGCCATTTTTCGTTGCTGAAGTGTTCACTGGTTCACCTGGTAAATACGTTTCATTGAAAGACACCATCAAAGGATTCCAGGGAATTCTGGCTGGTGAGTACGATGATTTACCTGAGCAGGCGTTTTACATGGTTGGTAGCATCGAGGAAGCTGTTGCTAAAGCTAAAACTCTATGA
- the atpG gene encoding F0F1 ATP synthase subunit gamma — protein sequence MAGAKEIRSKIASIKNTQKITRAMEMVAASKMRKTQDRMRASKPYASKIYNVVKHIARATSEYRHPFMTQRDVKRVGMIVVTTDRGLCGGLNANLLRESVRVMRQWHHEGKEVDLCVIGRKGQAFFRRVGGRVLAAKDHIGDKPGIKDLIGVVKVMLDAFYNGEIDALHIVYNEFVNTMTQKPTMKQLLPLPVAEEDSKELGHHWDYIYEPDAKELLDGLLERYIELQTYQGVVENIACEQAAKMIAMKSATDNAGELIKEFQLAYNKARQAAITQELAEIVGGAEAL from the coding sequence ATGGCTGGAGCGAAAGAGATCCGTTCAAAAATTGCGAGTATTAAAAACACGCAAAAAATTACTCGAGCAATGGAAATGGTTGCAGCAAGTAAGATGCGCAAAACGCAAGACAGAATGCGTGCATCGAAACCCTATGCAAGCAAAATATATAATGTGGTCAAGCACATCGCTCGAGCGACGTCTGAGTACCGTCATCCCTTCATGACCCAGCGTGATGTTAAACGGGTAGGGATGATTGTCGTCACCACTGACCGTGGATTATGCGGCGGTTTAAATGCCAACTTATTGCGCGAGTCGGTACGTGTTATGCGCCAGTGGCATCATGAAGGCAAAGAAGTTGACCTTTGCGTGATTGGCCGAAAAGGCCAAGCCTTTTTCCGCCGTGTGGGTGGTCGCGTGCTCGCAGCGAAAGACCATATTGGTGATAAACCCGGCATTAAAGACTTAATTGGTGTCGTGAAAGTCATGCTGGATGCTTTTTACAACGGTGAAATTGATGCCTTGCACATTGTGTATAACGAATTTGTTAATACCATGACGCAAAAGCCCACCATGAAGCAATTATTGCCGTTGCCCGTAGCTGAGGAAGACAGCAAGGAACTTGGCCATCATTGGGATTATATATATGAGCCTGATGCTAAGGAATTGCTGGATGGTTTGTTGGAGCGCTACATTGAGCTGCAAACCTATCAAGGCGTTGTTGAAAACATTGCCTGCGAACAAGCTGCAAAAATGATTGCAATGAAAAGTGCCACCGATAATGCTGGTGAGTTGATTAAAGAATTTCAATTGGCTTATAACAAAGCCCGGCAAGCTGCTATTACGCAAGAATTAGCTGAGATTGTCGGCGGTGCAGAAGCCTTATAA
- the atpA gene encoding F0F1 ATP synthase subunit alpha, with protein sequence MSQIALNPSEISELLRQKIEQFHVVSEARNEGTIVSLKDGIVRLHGLADVMQGEMIEFPGGVYGLALNLERDSVGAVILGDYSNLSEGQKGKCTGRILQVPVGEKLLGRVVDALGNPLDGKGPIDAAKMSPIEKVAPGVIARQSVDQPVQTGLKAVDAMIPVGRGQRELIIGDRQTGKSAIAIDAIINQKGTGIKCIYVAIGQKASSVASIVRKLEEHGAMEHTIVVVAGASDSAALQFIAPYSGCAMGEYFMERGEDALIVYDDLTKQAWAYRQISLLLRRPPGREAYPGDIFYLHSRLLERAARINAAEVEKLTNGEVKGKTGSLTALPIIETQAGDVSAFVPTNVISITDGQIFLDVDLFNSGVRPAINSGLSVSRVGGAAQTKIMKKLGGGTRLALAQYRELEAFSQFASDLDDATRKQLERGQRITELMKQKQYSPLSVADMAVSLFVVEKGYLDDIPVSEVGAFEAALHSYMAASHASLLQKINETGAYDNDIEAQLKSIVEEFKRTGSW encoded by the coding sequence ATGTCACAAATAGCGTTAAACCCATCTGAAATCAGTGAATTACTCAGACAAAAAATTGAACAGTTTCATGTGGTCTCTGAGGCCAGAAACGAAGGGACTATCGTCAGTTTAAAAGATGGTATTGTCCGGCTACATGGTCTGGCAGACGTCATGCAAGGCGAAATGATTGAATTCCCCGGCGGCGTTTATGGTTTGGCACTTAACCTTGAGCGTGATTCAGTAGGTGCGGTAATTCTTGGTGACTACTCAAATCTTTCTGAGGGTCAAAAAGGAAAATGCACAGGCCGAATCCTGCAGGTTCCTGTAGGTGAAAAATTATTAGGCCGCGTGGTAGACGCATTGGGTAACCCCCTGGACGGCAAAGGGCCCATTGACGCAGCCAAAATGTCTCCTATTGAGAAAGTGGCTCCTGGGGTTATTGCTCGTCAATCCGTTGATCAACCTGTACAAACTGGCTTGAAAGCCGTTGATGCCATGATTCCAGTGGGCCGCGGTCAGCGTGAATTAATCATTGGCGACCGCCAAACTGGTAAATCCGCCATTGCCATTGATGCCATCATCAATCAAAAAGGCACTGGTATTAAATGTATTTATGTTGCCATCGGACAAAAAGCCTCTTCCGTGGCTTCAATAGTTCGCAAATTGGAAGAACACGGTGCCATGGAGCATACCATTGTCGTGGTTGCTGGAGCTTCTGATTCTGCAGCCCTGCAATTCATCGCCCCTTACTCAGGTTGTGCCATGGGTGAATACTTCATGGAACGCGGTGAAGATGCATTGATCGTTTACGATGATTTAACCAAGCAAGCTTGGGCTTATCGTCAAATTTCCCTGCTGCTGCGTCGTCCACCAGGCCGTGAAGCTTATCCTGGGGATATTTTCTATTTGCATTCTCGTTTGCTCGAGCGTGCAGCTCGTATCAATGCTGCGGAAGTTGAAAAGTTAACTAATGGTGAAGTCAAAGGTAAAACAGGCTCATTAACCGCCTTGCCAATTATCGAGACTCAAGCGGGTGACGTATCGGCATTCGTTCCCACCAACGTTATCTCGATCACAGACGGACAGATTTTCCTGGATGTCGATTTATTCAACTCTGGCGTGCGTCCAGCCATTAACTCAGGATTGTCTGTTTCCCGGGTAGGTGGTGCTGCGCAAACGAAGATTATGAAAAAATTAGGTGGTGGTACGCGTCTGGCTTTAGCACAATATCGTGAACTTGAGGCATTTTCTCAATTTGCCTCAGATTTGGATGATGCTACGCGCAAACAATTAGAGCGCGGCCAGCGTATTACCGAACTGATGAAGCAGAAACAATATTCTCCATTGTCGGTAGCTGACATGGCAGTATCCTTATTTGTCGTGGAAAAAGGCTATTTGGATGATATTCCTGTTTCTGAGGTGGGTGCGTTCGAAGCAGCATTGCATAGCTACATGGCTGCCTCACATGCCTCTCTTCTGCAAAAAATCAATGAGACTGGCGCTTATGACAATGACATCGAAGCCCAATTAAAGTCCATTGTTGAAGAATTTAAACGCACTGGTAGTTGGTAA
- a CDS encoding F0F1 ATP synthase subunit delta, protein MPDITTIARPYAKAVFEHALDVNQLSQWSEVLNILAMSVMNSEVKQFISNPATTQEEQADLLMAPFAKWQEQEKQSIRNLVSLLASNKRLLALPEIKALFEELRAEQEKTLVVKVRSFSKLSPSQEEKLKESLRQRLRREVTLQVSVDDSLLGGAVIQAGDLVIDGSVRGKITKLRTELAA, encoded by the coding sequence ATGCCAGATATTACTACCATCGCCAGACCCTACGCCAAGGCCGTTTTTGAACATGCTCTGGACGTAAACCAATTGAGTCAATGGTCTGAAGTACTAAACATATTGGCTATGTCTGTAATGAATAGCGAAGTAAAGCAATTCATTAGCAATCCGGCAACTACCCAAGAAGAGCAAGCCGATTTACTAATGGCGCCTTTTGCCAAATGGCAAGAACAGGAAAAACAAAGCATCCGCAATTTGGTTTCCTTATTGGCTAGCAATAAGAGACTCCTGGCTTTACCTGAAATTAAGGCGTTGTTTGAAGAATTACGTGCTGAGCAGGAAAAGACTCTTGTGGTAAAAGTTCGTAGTTTTTCGAAGTTGTCTCCATCGCAAGAGGAAAAACTGAAAGAGTCATTGCGTCAACGCCTGAGGCGTGAGGTAACACTTCAAGTGAGTGTAGATGACTCATTGTTGGGTGGAGCGGTTATACAGGCTGGCGATTTGGTAATTGATGGTTCGGTCCGTGGAAAAATAACTAAACTGCGCACCGAATTAGCCGCATAA
- a CDS encoding F0F1 ATP synthase subunit B, whose amino-acid sequence MDINLTLVVQMLVFAAFVWFTMKFVWPPLAKAMEERQGKIADGLAAAERGRKELELAQHRVKDELKHAKAQASEIIEKANRRAVQLIEEAKEEAKREAQKQAKIAQEQLQQEFNRARDDLRKEVAQLAVAGAQKILMREIDEKANSALLDNLIKEI is encoded by the coding sequence TTGGATATAAATTTAACTTTGGTCGTGCAAATGCTTGTGTTTGCAGCATTTGTTTGGTTCACCATGAAATTTGTTTGGCCACCTTTGGCTAAAGCAATGGAAGAGCGTCAAGGCAAAATTGCCGATGGTTTGGCGGCTGCTGAACGCGGGCGAAAAGAGTTGGAATTGGCTCAACACCGCGTTAAAGATGAGTTGAAGCATGCCAAAGCGCAAGCTTCGGAAATCATTGAAAAAGCCAATCGTCGCGCTGTTCAGCTTATCGAGGAAGCTAAAGAAGAAGCTAAACGAGAAGCTCAAAAGCAAGCCAAAATTGCTCAAGAACAATTGCAGCAAGAGTTCAATCGTGCACGAGATGATTTGCGTAAAGAAGTCGCGCAGTTGGCAGTGGCTGGAGCGCAAAAAATTCTTATGCGGGAAATTGATGAAAAGGCAAACAGCGCTCTGCTGGATAATCTAATTAAAGAGATTTGA
- the atpE gene encoding F0F1 ATP synthase subunit C, giving the protein MQAASLIAQVQGMTVIAVALLIGLGALGTAIGFGLLGGKFLEGSARQPEMVPMLQVKMFIVAGLLDAVTMIGVGIALFFTFANPFLSSLGS; this is encoded by the coding sequence ATGCAAGCTGCAAGTTTAATAGCACAAGTTCAAGGTATGACTGTTATCGCAGTCGCATTGCTGATTGGCTTAGGTGCTTTGGGAACTGCGATTGGGTTTGGTTTATTAGGCGGAAAATTCCTTGAAGGTTCTGCTCGTCAGCCTGAAATGGTTCCAATGCTTCAAGTAAAAATGTTCATTGTTGCTGGTCTTCTTGACGCGGTAACCATGATTGGTGTGGGTATTGCTCTGTTCTTTACATTCGCTAACCCCTTCCTCAGCAGCTTGGGTTCTTGA
- the atpB gene encoding F0F1 ATP synthase subunit A encodes MVSSTEYIKHHLTYLSYNLKTMSFGSGGFWTINLDTVFFSVVLGILILGFLYFGARRVTTGIPGKLQNFAEIMLEFADNQVKDCFHGKNKLIGPLALTIFVWVFLMNFMDIVPVDVLPLAASSVGVHYLKVVPTNDLNLTFGLSLSVFMLILFYSIKIKGVKGFVKELTLQPFNHPGFIPFNLLLELVGLLAKPISLALRLFGNLYAGELIFILIALLTLNATFTSVAGTATLGIAQFLLALAWSIFHILVITLQAFIFMVLTIVYLSLAHEEH; translated from the coding sequence ATGGTATCAAGCACAGAATACATCAAACATCACCTGACTTACCTCTCATACAACCTGAAAACGATGAGTTTCGGGTCTGGTGGGTTTTGGACAATTAACCTGGATACTGTATTTTTTTCAGTTGTTCTGGGTATTTTAATACTTGGCTTTCTTTATTTCGGCGCAAGAAGAGTAACCACCGGAATTCCAGGGAAATTGCAAAATTTTGCGGAAATCATGCTGGAGTTTGCCGACAATCAGGTGAAAGATTGCTTCCATGGCAAAAACAAGTTGATTGGCCCTTTAGCCCTGACTATTTTTGTTTGGGTGTTTTTAATGAATTTCATGGATATTGTACCTGTGGACGTTCTGCCTTTGGCCGCTTCCTCAGTCGGTGTTCATTATCTGAAAGTGGTGCCCACCAATGATTTAAACCTGACTTTTGGTTTATCCCTGTCCGTGTTTATGTTAATCCTGTTCTACAGCATTAAAATTAAAGGTGTGAAGGGCTTTGTAAAAGAATTAACCTTACAGCCGTTTAATCACCCTGGCTTTATTCCTTTTAACTTATTGCTGGAATTGGTGGGTCTGTTGGCCAAGCCGATTTCTCTCGCACTTCGTCTATTTGGAAATTTATACGCTGGCGAATTGATTTTTATTCTGATAGCCTTGCTAACCTTAAACGCTACATTCACTTCCGTAGCTGGAACAGCTACTTTGGGGATTGCGCAATTTTTATTGGCGCTGGCTTGGTCTATTTTCCATATTTTGGTAATCACGTTGCAAGCGTTTATTTTTATGGTTCTGACGATTGTTTACCTTAGTCTGGCCCATGAAGAACACTAA
- a CDS encoding ATP synthase subunit I, translating into MKDKRGVRGARHLLLAQLAICLAVAFCLLLFFGKKEAISAFLGGVVFIIPSALFAGTLFRYQGARAARKIVKSFYVGEALKLLSTIALFTLVFMSFKIAPLAFFFTYIVVLMTHWFAPLFFANKQNRPESD; encoded by the coding sequence GTGAAAGATAAGCGTGGAGTTAGAGGTGCTAGGCATCTGCTGCTAGCTCAGTTGGCTATTTGCCTGGCGGTAGCCTTCTGCTTATTGCTATTTTTTGGCAAAAAAGAAGCTATATCAGCGTTTTTAGGGGGAGTAGTGTTTATCATACCCTCGGCGCTGTTTGCGGGAACACTTTTTCGCTACCAGGGTGCAAGGGCGGCACGCAAAATAGTAAAAAGCTTCTATGTAGGGGAAGCTTTAAAACTGTTGTCGACCATAGCATTATTTACACTGGTATTTATGTCATTCAAAATAGCCCCGCTCGCGTTTTTTTTCACCTACATTGTGGTGCTAATGACGCATTGGTTCGCACCATTGTTTTTTGCTAACAAACAGAATAGGCCCGAAAGTGACTGA